A stretch of DNA from Paenibacillus sp. FSL W8-0186:
TCGAGGTCGGCGTGCTTGGCAACGACGAGCCGCTGGCATCCGTTCCGGGGGAGATCGTCTCTTCCAGTGAATACTATGACTATCAAGCCAAATATTTGGATGGCAAATCGCAAATGCTAATTCCGGCCGAGCTTGATACGGAGCTTGCGGAAGAAATTCGCGATTTGGCGGTGCGGGCATTTAAGGCGATATCAGGAAACGGACTGTGCCGGGCGGACTTCTTCGTGAAGAAGTCGGATCAAACCGTCTGGATTAACGAAGTGAACACGATGCCGGGATTCACGCCGTACAGCATGTATCCGCTGCTGTGGCGTGAAACGGGGGTTTCTTATGAGGCGCTGCTCGATCGGCTGATTGAGCTCGCCTTAGAACGCTATGAGGCCAGACAGAATCTGAATTTTGAGAACGGTCTGCAGTAATTCAATCAACTCATGATTCGCTAGGATTAATGGGAATGAAGATGGAAAGGAAGATCGATGATGGGCTTTCAAACCGAATTCAACTCAGTATGCAAATTCAAAAAAGAGCAGGAGCTGTACGAACTGCTGGAATACGGGCGCGGAAAAATGCTGAAGGAAGGCCTGCGCGTCTATCCGACGGGTCAGAAGGTGATTGCTTATTCGCCGGACAATAAAGCCGTGGCCATCGTGAAAATTACGGCCTGCGTATCCGAGATCAATTTTAACGGGGAAGAAGTTACATCCGTCGAGCTCCAGCTGGTGCGTCAGTTGACAGAGCAGGAAGCGGCCGTGCAGACGGCGCTTGCGCATGAAATGTTCTTCGGGGATGTGGAGAACGCTTGATTGTCCGCTTCGGTTACGTAGCTATGTCGACGGTCGTGAAGAATGCATCTCCATCCAAGACGATGACTTACAAGACGTTCAGCAGTCTAAGCGACCGGGAGGCGGCGGTGCGCCGTCTGGCGTCGATCGGGGCGGACAATCTGCACAACACGCTGCGGCTCCTTCGGCATAACGAAGCGAACGATATCAAAGTATATCGCTTCTCGTCCAAGCTGCTGCCCTTGGCGACACATGACGCCCTGTCTGACTGGAATCCTTATGCGGCTCTAAAAGACCAATTCCGGGAGGTAGGGGATTTTGTCAAACAACACGGCATGCGCGTCTCGTTCCATCCGGATCATTTCACGGTACTAAGCACGCCGCGTCCTGAGGTGCTGCACAGCTCGCAGCGCGATCTACGCCACCATGTTGCGATGCTTGAGGCTATGGGGCTGGATGGACGGGCGAAGAATAATATCCATGTCGGCGGCGCCTACGGAGACAAGCTGTCGGCTGCCGAGCGGTTCCGGGAAAATGTCACTGCGCTGCCGGACAGCATCAAGAACCGTCTGACGTTCGAGAATGACGACAAGACGTTCAACGCCCTCGAGACGCTGGAACTGTGCGAGACGCTAGGCATTCCGATGGTGCTCGATATTCATCATCAATGGGTGAATAATGAAGGAGAGCAGCCCGTGGATTTATGGCCCCGTATACAGCGCACATGGCAATCGCCGCATGCCCAGGCGGATTCACCGAGTTCAGATCCGCTGCCGCCTAAAATCCACGCCTCAAGCCCGAAAAGCGCGAGCGACCCCAGAGGTCATGCCGATCACGTTCTCGCTCAGCCGCTGCTGGATTTTCTTCGGGCCATCGCGCCTGCGACCAAGCGGGTCGATGTCATGCTGGAAGCGAAGCTGAAGGACGGAGCCCTGTTCGCGCTCATGGAGGATTTGCGCCAATATGAAGGGGATGGCGTGCAGTTGCTGAGCGAGGCCAGCGTACGAATTCAGCCTTAAAGGCATGCTTTGGCTTGAAAAGGACAGCAAAATAAGGTAAGTTGAACAAAAATAAGTTAAAATAAACAAACAAAATCTGCACTAAAATACAGTGTTCAGTTGGAGGTATGTTCTAATATGGGAGATTTACTCGCAGGAAAAAACATTATCGTAATGGGTGTTGCTAACGACCGCAGTATTGCCTGGGCTATTGCTCAGAGCTTGGCCGCTCAAGGAGCGCGTTTGGCATTTACATACGAGAGCGAGCGGGTGGAAGGCCGGGTACGCAAGCTGGCCGAGACGATTCCCAATTCGCTCATTCTTCCATGCAACGTGACGGTCGATGAAGAAATCGAACGCCTGGCGGAAACATTGAAGAGCGAACTCGGCGTACTGCATGGCGTTGTGCACAGCATAGCCTTTGCTAAGGCGGAAGACCTCGCCGGCGAATTCGCGGATACGTCCCGCGAAGGCTTCGCACTGGCGCATGACATCAGCGCATATTCGCTTGTAGCTGTATCAAAACGCCTAGCTCCGCTGATGACTGAAGGCGGCAGCATCATGACGATGACGTACATGGGCTCCGAGCGCGTCATGCGCAACTATAACGTGATGGGTGTTGCCAAGGCGGCATTGGAAGCATCCGTTCGTTATTTGGCAAACGATCTCGGACCGAAGAATATTCGCGTGAACGCAATCTCTGCAGGACCGATCCGTACGCTCGCGGCCAAGGGCATCAGCGATTTCAACTCGATCTTGAAGCAGGTGGAGGAGAAGGCGCCGCTGCGCAGAACGACTGAAACTGCGGAGGTGGGCGACACGGCGATGTTCCTGATGAGCCATCTTTCCCGCGGCATCACGGGAGAAGTTATATTTGTCGACGGCGGTTATAATATCGTTGGTGCATAAGTAAAATGATTGATGGGGAAAGTTCGTTTCCGAAGCAGATGCAGCGCTTTGGTTGCGGGCTTTTTCCATAAGGAAGGGAAAGCGGGTCAAGCCGCCCGAATCAGGCCGGGACGGGGTAGATGGATGCAACTTTAGAGGGTTCAAGACGTATAGTTTAACGAGAAGAGATTTACAAGATTAAGATAGAAAGTAGAGTGAAATCTATTGGAACCAATCGACAACGTGGTGGGCAGTAAAAGTCCGACAGCTGTGGCGATCAACTCCGCATCCAAAGCGGGGGAATGGATTAAGAGCAGGCTTGGCATGTACAAACAACTAGATACAAAGCTATCCCCACAGGATTTGGTGACGGATGTAGATAAAGGCGCGGAGCTGATGATTCGTAAGCTGATCCTTACTCATTTCCCGGATCATGATATTTTGGGCGAGGAAGGCGTACCGCCGGGTGCTGCAGCTTCAGAAGCGGCTCTGGCCAAAGCGAGATCCTCGGAATATTTATGGATTGTCGATCCGGTGGACGGCACGACGAATTTCGTTCACGGCTTTCCGTTTTTCTGCGTGTCGATCGCGTTGGCTCATCGCGGAGAAGTTATCGTTGGCGTAATTTATGACCCGCTGCGGGACGAACTATTCGTGGCCGAGAAAGGCAAGGGCGCTTACGTGCATGGCAATCCTACGAGGGTGTCAGAGGATGCGGAGCTGTCCGGCAGCGTTGTGGCCGTGGGCTTCAATCCGGATCGCCAGTTTGCGCTTCCGACGAATATGAAAGGGATTAACGCCTTAGCTCTGCAGACGCGCAGCATTCGAGC
This window harbors:
- the uvsE gene encoding UV DNA damage repair endonuclease UvsE, whose protein sequence is MIVRFGYVAMSTVVKNASPSKTMTYKTFSSLSDREAAVRRLASIGADNLHNTLRLLRHNEANDIKVYRFSSKLLPLATHDALSDWNPYAALKDQFREVGDFVKQHGMRVSFHPDHFTVLSTPRPEVLHSSQRDLRHHVAMLEAMGLDGRAKNNIHVGGAYGDKLSAAERFRENVTALPDSIKNRLTFENDDKTFNALETLELCETLGIPMVLDIHHQWVNNEGEQPVDLWPRIQRTWQSPHAQADSPSSDPLPPKIHASSPKSASDPRGHADHVLAQPLLDFLRAIAPATKRVDVMLEAKLKDGALFALMEDLRQYEGDGVQLLSEASVRIQP
- the fabI gene encoding enoyl-ACP reductase FabI, coding for MGDLLAGKNIIVMGVANDRSIAWAIAQSLAAQGARLAFTYESERVEGRVRKLAETIPNSLILPCNVTVDEEIERLAETLKSELGVLHGVVHSIAFAKAEDLAGEFADTSREGFALAHDISAYSLVAVSKRLAPLMTEGGSIMTMTYMGSERVMRNYNVMGVAKAALEASVRYLANDLGPKNIRVNAISAGPIRTLAAKGISDFNSILKQVEEKAPLRRTTETAEVGDTAMFLMSHLSRGITGEVIFVDGGYNIVGA
- a CDS encoding inositol monophosphatase family protein translates to MEPIDNVVGSKSPTAVAINSASKAGEWIKSRLGMYKQLDTKLSPQDLVTDVDKGAELMIRKLILTHFPDHDILGEEGVPPGAAASEAALAKARSSEYLWIVDPVDGTTNFVHGFPFFCVSIALAHRGEVIVGVIYDPLRDELFVAEKGKGAYVHGNPTRVSEDAELSGSVVAVGFNPDRQFALPTNMKGINALALQTRSIRAGGSAALHLAYVAAGRLSGYYEVGLNAWDVAAGALLVKESGGIVTDTTGNPYDLGVRHLVATNGKIHGELLQSLKDAGATGMQ